The Thermodesulfobium sp. 4217-1 genome has a segment encoding these proteins:
- a CDS encoding bifunctional precorrin-2 dehydrogenase/sirohydrochlorin ferrochelatase, which yields MYFPFLVNLTDKALLIVGAGRVAYRKVLLFKKFTNNITIMAPEICPEMEAEIKKCNLSYLNKCFENGDTLNFDIVIAATDNRDVNKMVSFESKKYNKLVNVVDDPELCGFIVPSVICDENFLIAFSTFGKAPSLSRVFREEAEKNFDSDFNIIVEYLQSLRDNMKKKDYSSKDRERILIECSRKAFEYFRDGKSITEIKAMIENCN from the coding sequence TTGTACTTCCCCTTTTTAGTTAATTTAACTGACAAAGCCCTATTAATCGTCGGCGCAGGCAGAGTTGCTTACAGGAAGGTGCTTCTATTTAAGAAGTTTACTAACAATATAACTATTATGGCACCTGAAATATGTCCTGAGATGGAAGCAGAAATTAAGAAATGCAATCTTAGCTATTTGAATAAATGTTTTGAAAATGGTGATACTCTTAACTTTGATATAGTTATTGCTGCAACTGACAATAGGGATGTGAACAAAATGGTGTCTTTTGAGTCCAAAAAATATAATAAGCTGGTAAACGTGGTTGACGATCCTGAGCTGTGTGGTTTTATAGTACCGTCTGTGATATGTGATGAAAACTTTTTGATTGCCTTTTCTACCTTTGGCAAGGCCCCTTCATTGTCAAGAGTCTTTAGGGAAGAGGCAGAGAAGAATTTTGACTCTGACTTTAATATCATTGTTGAATATCTTCAATCATTGAGAGATAATATGAAAAAGAAAGATTATTCATCGAAGGACAGAGAAAGGATCTTGATAGAATGCTCGCGCAAGGCATTTGAATACTTTAGGGATGGGAAGAGCATAACAGAAATTAAGGCGATGATTGAAAATTGCAATTAA
- the hemA gene encoding glutamyl-tRNA reductase: protein MQLRLLGLNYKSAPLDVREKISLPNHNELISGLGKLFDIVEPDEAIIISTCNRTEVVCVNPKKDIIEFFSHIANIPIESIKGCTYSFSDIQVARHLFLVASSLDSLVVGESQILSQIKDALQVSNENNFCGLVLNHLISQAIRVGKRVRTETEIGRGNLSVATVAIELANSIFGSIEKKKILVVGAGKMSTLFLKTLKNHGVSDIFISNRSRQKGEEVSNEFGGKFFEFEKRFDILNDVDVVLSSTGSCDYIFSYDQVRTSTKKRSDPLFMIDIAIPRDIDPKINNIENIFLYNIDDLAKVVKKNKSRRLKEVPRIEEIIEEELKIFNHWCYLNKIIPTISKIRIDAEKIRKGELEKTLSKLENKLSEKEIEQIDAMTKAIVKRLLHNPTVQLKRHIDDKNLENIINITELLFNLNSDSLLLNFGKHQEIK, encoded by the coding sequence TTGCAATTAAGATTATTAGGTCTTAACTATAAAAGTGCTCCGTTAGATGTTAGAGAGAAAATTTCTTTGCCAAATCATAATGAACTGATTTCAGGGTTAGGGAAGCTCTTTGATATAGTCGAACCAGATGAGGCAATTATAATCTCCACCTGTAATAGAACTGAAGTGGTATGCGTGAATCCAAAGAAAGATATAATTGAATTCTTTTCGCACATTGCAAATATTCCAATAGAGTCTATAAAGGGTTGTACCTACTCGTTTTCAGACATCCAGGTAGCAAGGCACCTGTTTCTTGTCGCTTCCAGCCTTGACTCGCTGGTGGTTGGTGAGAGTCAGATTCTTTCTCAGATTAAAGATGCCTTGCAAGTTTCAAATGAAAATAATTTTTGCGGTTTGGTATTGAATCACTTAATTTCTCAAGCTATCCGAGTTGGAAAGAGAGTGAGAACGGAGACAGAAATAGGCAGAGGGAACCTTAGCGTAGCAACGGTTGCAATAGAGCTGGCAAATTCAATTTTCGGATCTATAGAAAAAAAGAAGATATTAGTGGTGGGTGCAGGCAAGATGTCCACTCTTTTCTTGAAAACTCTGAAAAATCATGGCGTTTCAGATATATTTATCAGCAATCGCAGCAGACAAAAGGGAGAAGAGGTTTCAAATGAATTTGGTGGGAAATTTTTTGAATTTGAAAAAAGATTTGATATCTTAAACGATGTTGATGTCGTGCTCTCATCTACTGGTTCATGTGATTATATTTTTTCTTATGATCAGGTAAGAACAAGCACTAAGAAAAGATCTGATCCTTTGTTTATGATCGATATTGCTATCCCAAGAGATATAGATCCCAAAATCAACAATATTGAAAATATTTTTTTATACAATATTGATGACTTAGCTAAGGTTGTAAAAAAAAATAAGTCAAGAAGACTAAAAGAGGTCCCAAGAATTGAAGAAATAATTGAAGAAGAGCTGAAGATATTTAATCACTGGTGCTATCTTAATAAAATAATTCCTACAATTTCAAAGATAAGAATCGATGCTGAAAAAATTAGAAAGGGTGAATTGGAGAAGACCCTTTCAAAGCTGGAGAACAAGCTTTCAGAGAAAGAGATTGAACAGATAGATGCAATGACCAAAGCTATAGTGAAAAGACTATTGCATAACCCGACCGTTCAACTAAAAAGGCATATTGACGACAAAAATTTAGAAAATATTATAAACATAACCGAGCTTCTCTTTAATTTAAATTCTGACTCATTATTATTAAATTTTGGTAAACATCAGGAGATAAAATGA
- a CDS encoding interleukin-like EMT inducer domain-containing protein, translated as MKFIRNFFRNKFFIYFIQPVAFVIVLSLLFFSANAQAQENTLSLKLGNGMVVVLGEQPSLSKIKELILANQKKFQTVQDLADFISSEHIEGIKEIGLFVSDNLQPDENVKKVFDGTLKDAIDKGIIPYLPSNITFSQAREFLENFGYNVIFGPGVYPFESKLNCEVRLVSYGLKTGSYIEINEKKYFPKNLGYFLIAIDPNDGKVISQGNFDTSFHHRENAALVGYLQSVPKNSFLLGVINIEATRKMDSDSYTLLNQMGLHLVPLGYYGWSHAFILNVKNRQALEDRSATVSELYYIPPEKLDESGFIKLINKKPLPTIYLDGLNSDSKILVFSLPQNRRF; from the coding sequence ATGAAATTTATAAGAAACTTTTTTCGTAATAAATTTTTCATATATTTTATTCAACCTGTTGCATTTGTAATTGTATTAAGCTTGCTTTTCTTTAGCGCTAACGCACAAGCACAGGAGAACACATTGAGCTTGAAGTTGGGAAATGGTATGGTAGTGGTATTAGGCGAGCAGCCATCGCTTAGCAAAATTAAAGAGCTAATTTTAGCCAACCAGAAAAAGTTCCAAACTGTTCAGGACCTTGCAGATTTTATTTCAAGTGAGCATATAGAAGGAATTAAAGAAATTGGACTTTTTGTATCTGACAATCTTCAACCCGATGAAAACGTAAAAAAGGTCTTTGATGGAACTTTGAAAGATGCTATTGACAAAGGTATAATTCCTTACCTGCCAAGCAATATAACTTTCTCTCAAGCAAGAGAATTTCTGGAGAATTTTGGATATAACGTGATATTTGGTCCTGGGGTTTACCCATTTGAAAGCAAACTAAACTGCGAAGTGAGGCTTGTGAGCTATGGTCTCAAAACTGGAAGCTATATTGAGATTAATGAAAAAAAATATTTTCCTAAAAATTTAGGCTATTTTTTAATTGCTATAGATCCGAACGATGGAAAGGTAATTAGCCAGGGCAATTTTGATACCTCTTTTCATCATAGAGAAAATGCTGCTTTAGTGGGCTATCTTCAATCTGTTCCCAAAAACTCGTTTTTATTGGGGGTAATAAATATAGAGGCGACCAGGAAGATGGATAGCGATTCCTATACACTTTTAAACCAGATGGGGTTGCATCTGGTTCCTCTTGGATATTACGGTTGGAGTCATGCCTTCATATTAAATGTAAAAAATAGGCAAGCCCTTGAAGACAGATCGGCAACTGTATCAGAATTGTATTATATTCCTCCCGAAAAACTTGATGAATCTGGTTTTATTAAGCTAATTAACAAGAAACCACTTCCAACAATCTATCTTGATGGTTTGAATTCTGATTCGAAAATTTTAGTTTTCTCATTGCCGCAAAATAGGAGGTTTTGA
- the dprA gene encoding DNA-processing protein DprA, protein MTDIDLWLILSLCKVSFKKIKDKIDDKSFLNFFANELLNKNKTNLDEKIRKTFSFAEKNNIKLITYNSKDYPENLRHLSDPPVLLYSKGDTSLLRSEKIISIVGSRRATSYGKSQASEFSKQLTSFGFIILSGLARGIDEFAHRSCLEVGGKTIAVLGNGLDVFYPQENRELQIEISENGLVLSEYPFQESPTVYSFPQRNRIIAALSRGTLVIEAEKKSGALLTANLCVDLGKDVFSLPGPVSSPKSFGTNTLIRNGAILVRTFEDILEEFGYKIEKEKYITDQLDILTSQEERVLSFLSSSEFIPFELISTKIEDIAVQDLLLVLTELTLKNKIAERGGSYKIL, encoded by the coding sequence ATGACTGATATTGATTTATGGCTAATACTCTCTCTTTGCAAGGTCTCTTTTAAAAAAATTAAAGATAAAATTGATGATAAAAGTTTCCTAAATTTTTTTGCTAATGAACTTCTGAATAAAAATAAAACAAATTTAGATGAAAAAATTAGAAAAACCTTTTCTTTTGCTGAAAAAAATAATATTAAATTAATTACATATAATTCTAAAGATTACCCCGAAAATCTAAGACATTTAAGCGATCCGCCAGTCTTGCTTTATTCTAAAGGAGACACGAGCTTATTAAGGAGTGAAAAGATTATATCCATTGTGGGCTCCAGAAGAGCTACTTCATATGGAAAATCTCAGGCATCAGAGTTTTCCAAGCAGCTTACAAGCTTTGGATTTATAATTCTTTCTGGTTTAGCCAGAGGTATCGATGAGTTTGCGCACAGATCGTGTTTGGAGGTAGGAGGCAAAACTATTGCAGTTCTTGGAAACGGGTTGGATGTTTTTTATCCTCAAGAAAATAGAGAGCTCCAAATAGAGATATCTGAGAATGGTCTGGTGCTCAGTGAATACCCATTCCAAGAGAGCCCTACTGTATATTCTTTTCCACAAAGAAACCGGATAATAGCAGCTCTCTCAAGAGGCACATTGGTAATTGAGGCTGAAAAGAAGAGCGGTGCCCTTCTAACTGCCAATCTTTGTGTAGATCTTGGAAAGGATGTTTTTTCGCTTCCTGGTCCAGTAAGCTCTCCAAAAAGTTTTGGCACAAATACATTAATTAGAAATGGCGCCATTTTAGTGAGAACTTTTGAGGACATATTAGAAGAATTTGGATATAAAATTGAAAAAGAAAAATATATAACTGATCAACTCGATATTCTTACGTCCCAGGAAGAAAGGGTTTTGTCTTTTTTGAGTTCTTCTGAATTTATACCCTTTGAGTTAATTTCAACTAAGATTGAAGACATAGCGGTACAAGATCTACTATTGGTTTTGACAGAGCTTACATTGAAAAATAAAATTGCAGAACGTGGGGGGAGTTACAAGATTTTATGA
- a CDS encoding FAD-dependent oxidoreductase — protein sequence MTNFKNNLLIFLSLCITMILIFSLNFFLNKNNNVVYSGSWLQSGYNQEGTRYSNVSIPLHPKIKWSYNAKGWIIGCPAIDNGFAYVNVLGGELLKLNLNDGNLAWSMGEGGFGSVAIYKDRVYAGMVGKYGLSSIDPKNGYVYFSSPLWRGIRSSPVLDGDMVFITSLDGNIYSYNSTTGKKIWSRFLGEHEMASPAVSQGRVVVGSENKILYCLSEKNGEILWKLKLSNIIRADPAIFDNKIYIGDFSGNFYCIDLQNGKILWTYKTGDAIANSASVSPNGDIYLPSFDGFVYALDPSGKLLWKFKTNSYPSSSVTAAKDSVLFGTYEGGIYAVNATDGKLIWREYAGGPIRSNVVPINNMIIAGSDDGKVYAFADDGTLPADKKIISYTQDKVSSAKLDGNKVVIPSENLKCADKVDVLIFGGSISALTVAKQIKDSGKSVMIIDSAPFLGGKFTQGFSPLPFSELSTNFGNFVRHVQDTYYKNIANDKYVDTEILKFALDKFARENKISVLFHSYPLNVFSKDGYKYTLFISKGGHQIVRSKIVIDASNNSLLLGTANPSALDFNRAVLNFSVINPNYKNTNTSFNSQKVLSFSVTKPIDNSNEYLAAEEYLRNMYANYILSNHSFVPGVSPISLVLKRPNIKFKEIQNGEFLLPDNPYTPEDDIKDILTSLQSSESNTPEDSFHVDEEEIPVLGRYDVVVVGGGPSGFAASVMAARRGMKVALIEQYPFFGGMGTAGGVSYFEPGSLGVIFKQLRTRLYGSENLPNIGRLFDTEVAKSIYQNMVHSEKNITVYFDSFALMPVMESNKVLGVVIKRPWDSAAILGKRIIDATGDGDIAAKAGAKYVFGRTWDHKIMPLTTMFTMYPTGPKKEKGIWVLSSGKVLVNETRVYANPLNIDNFSNAEMIGREQMWDDFSKIQKNYDYRILSSGPQIGVRESRHFLGEYTLQEKDILVGRHFYDGIALCFYGVDIHNPYGGPGGFQLPIIPYEIPLRTLIPQGVDNIILVGRTISAQPLAMASFRVQSTMMSVGEAGGLLAAESIKSNLPVKDVNGAKIKDILKSMGVYLP from the coding sequence ATGACAAATTTCAAAAACAATTTATTAATATTTTTATCCCTTTGTATTACGATGATTTTAATATTTTCCTTAAACTTTTTCTTGAACAAAAACAATAACGTTGTATACTCTGGTAGTTGGCTGCAATCGGGATATAATCAAGAGGGTACCCGATACTCTAATGTAAGCATTCCTCTTCATCCTAAAATAAAATGGTCATATAACGCTAAAGGCTGGATCATTGGCTGTCCTGCAATAGACAATGGATTTGCTTATGTAAATGTATTGGGCGGTGAACTTCTCAAATTAAATTTAAACGACGGCAACCTGGCATGGTCTATGGGCGAGGGTGGGTTTGGATCGGTAGCTATATATAAAGATAGGGTTTATGCAGGCATGGTTGGCAAATATGGGCTTTCATCAATTGACCCGAAAAATGGATATGTTTATTTTTCCAGTCCTTTGTGGAGAGGGATACGATCTAGCCCTGTTTTAGATGGCGATATGGTTTTCATAACTTCTTTAGATGGGAACATCTATTCATATAATTCAACTACAGGAAAAAAGATCTGGTCAAGATTTTTAGGAGAACACGAGATGGCTTCTCCTGCTGTTTCACAGGGTAGAGTAGTTGTAGGCAGTGAAAATAAAATTCTATACTGTTTATCTGAAAAAAATGGCGAGATTTTATGGAAATTAAAATTATCAAATATTATCAGGGCAGATCCTGCTATTTTTGACAATAAAATTTATATTGGCGATTTTTCGGGCAACTTTTATTGTATAGATCTTCAAAACGGAAAAATTTTGTGGACCTATAAGACTGGCGATGCAATTGCAAATTCTGCCTCTGTTAGTCCCAATGGGGATATTTATCTGCCTTCTTTTGACGGTTTTGTATATGCATTAGATCCATCAGGAAAGTTATTGTGGAAGTTCAAAACAAATAGTTATCCATCCTCGTCTGTCACGGCCGCCAAAGATAGTGTGTTGTTTGGTACTTATGAGGGAGGAATTTATGCTGTAAATGCGACAGATGGTAAATTGATATGGAGAGAGTATGCAGGTGGGCCCATCAGATCAAATGTTGTGCCAATAAATAATATGATTATTGCTGGATCTGATGATGGCAAGGTATATGCTTTTGCTGATGACGGAACGCTGCCTGCTGATAAAAAAATAATATCATATACTCAAGATAAAGTCTCATCTGCGAAATTGGATGGGAACAAAGTCGTCATTCCTTCTGAAAACCTGAAATGTGCTGACAAGGTCGATGTTTTAATTTTCGGAGGCTCTATCAGTGCTCTTACTGTTGCAAAACAGATTAAAGATTCAGGCAAAAGCGTAATGATAATTGATAGCGCTCCATTTCTTGGTGGAAAGTTTACCCAGGGATTTTCACCGCTACCTTTTTCTGAGCTTTCTACCAATTTTGGAAACTTTGTAAGACATGTTCAAGACACATATTATAAAAATATTGCAAACGATAAGTATGTGGATACAGAAATATTGAAATTTGCTCTTGATAAATTCGCAAGAGAAAATAAGATATCTGTCTTATTCCACTCATATCCATTAAACGTATTTAGTAAGGATGGCTATAAATATACTCTATTTATTTCGAAAGGCGGCCATCAGATAGTCCGCTCTAAAATTGTCATTGACGCTTCAAATAATTCTCTTCTGTTAGGTACTGCTAATCCTTCTGCTTTAGATTTTAATAGGGCAGTATTAAATTTTTCAGTAATAAATCCTAATTACAAGAATACTAATACCTCATTCAATAGCCAAAAGGTTTTATCTTTTAGCGTAACAAAGCCAATAGACAATTCTAACGAATACCTTGCTGCTGAAGAATATCTTAGAAATATGTATGCAAACTATATCCTGTCAAATCATTCATTTGTTCCAGGAGTATCGCCGATAAGTCTGGTTTTAAAAAGACCCAATATTAAGTTTAAAGAAATTCAAAATGGCGAGTTTTTATTGCCCGACAATCCTTATACTCCAGAGGATGACATAAAAGATATTCTAACTTCATTACAAAGTTCCGAATCTAATACCCCTGAAGACTCTTTTCATGTGGACGAAGAAGAAATTCCAGTTTTAGGCAGATATGATGTTGTGGTGGTTGGCGGAGGTCCTAGCGGATTTGCTGCATCGGTAATGGCTGCCAGGAGAGGTATGAAGGTAGCTCTCATAGAGCAATATCCATTTTTTGGCGGGATGGGGACTGCAGGGGGAGTTAGCTATTTTGAACCTGGGTCGCTCGGAGTGATATTTAAGCAGTTGAGGACAAGGCTTTACGGATCAGAAAATTTGCCAAATATTGGTAGACTTTTTGATACTGAGGTTGCAAAATCAATATATCAAAATATGGTTCACAGTGAAAAAAATATTACTGTTTATTTTGATTCTTTTGCGCTAATGCCTGTAATGGAGTCAAATAAGGTATTAGGAGTGGTAATTAAAAGGCCATGGGACAGCGCAGCTATTTTGGGAAAAAGGATAATTGATGCTACTGGCGATGGCGATATTGCCGCTAAAGCGGGTGCCAAATATGTATTTGGTAGAACTTGGGACCACAAGATTATGCCCTTAACAACCATGTTTACGATGTATCCAACGGGTCCTAAAAAGGAAAAAGGAATATGGGTGCTTTCAAGTGGTAAGGTTTTGGTAAACGAAACTAGGGTATATGCAAACCCGTTGAATATCGATAATTTTTCTAACGCAGAAATGATTGGCAGAGAGCAGATGTGGGATGATTTTTCAAAAATCCAAAAAAATTATGACTATAGAATTTTATCGTCAGGTCCTCAAATTGGCGTTAGAGAGTCTAGACATTTTCTTGGTGAATATACTTTGCAGGAAAAAGATATACTTGTAGGAAGACATTTTTATGATGGAATTGCACTATGTTTTTATGGGGTAGATATTCATAATCCCTATGGAGGTCCAGGAGGTTTTCAGTTGCCCATTATTCCTTATGAAATACCTCTAAGGACACTGATCCCACAAGGTGTAGATAACATAATTTTAGTTGGTCGAACTATTAGCGCACAGCCCCTTGCAATGGCTTCTTTTAGAGTCCAGTCAACCATGATGAGCGTTGGTGAAGCTGGAGGTCTATTAGCTGCCGAATCAATAAAATCAAACCTGCCTGTAAAAGATGTAAATGGAGCCAAGATTAAGGATATTTTGAAAAGTATGGGAGTCTATCTCCCATAG
- the queD gene encoding 6-carboxytetrahydropterin synthase QueD: protein MYTLTVEDSFSSAHFLTCKGNVEYEPLHGHTFKVSVEISGDVLDDCGMLIDFRMIKKKLKEILDVFDHKLINEVVTFSPTSENLSKYVFEEIEKFLENHNGIRVNSATVWESQKACAKYQKEV, encoded by the coding sequence ATGTATACTCTTACTGTTGAAGACAGTTTTTCATCGGCTCATTTTCTCACCTGTAAAGGGAACGTTGAATACGAGCCTCTTCATGGACATACCTTTAAGGTTAGCGTAGAGATATCGGGAGATGTGCTTGACGATTGCGGTATGTTAATTGACTTTAGGATGATAAAGAAAAAATTAAAAGAAATATTGGATGTTTTTGATCATAAACTTATAAACGAAGTTGTTACTTTTAGTCCAACTTCAGAGAATTTATCGAAATATGTATTTGAAGAAATTGAAAAATTTTTAGAAAATCATAATGGCATAAGAGTAAATTCTGCAACAGTATGGGAATCTCAAAAAGCTTGTGCAAAATATCAAAAAGAGGTGTAA
- the ccsA gene encoding cytochrome c biogenesis protein CcsA encodes MILFAIDTLFLSFFFSILNIFRKNKFYIYLADIFALLCFFDLAYFITKSYLITDSFYINIFIYEKLICAFLLTIFIYFNNKEHWRIIALFVIAFAAFFLVHSAVFDISTATEISSIYINSFPQILLFFHYIFASIAQSLFLSSFIISFFFFYERWRVKNKRFGPFIKLLPSLPELDKKILLFISLGFGFLTISLIPGFLIAKEVFKNFYIFDPNNLLNVTLWLMFLIYIVVRKRTKVMTERLSLLVLISTILTFFSIFLSYFTVTFHNFR; translated from the coding sequence ATGATTTTATTTGCCATTGACACCCTATTTTTGTCTTTCTTTTTCTCTATTTTAAATATTTTTAGGAAAAATAAATTTTATATATATCTTGCAGATATTTTTGCTTTATTATGTTTTTTTGACTTAGCTTATTTTATTACAAAGTCATATTTAATTACCGATAGTTTTTATATTAATATTTTTATCTATGAAAAGTTGATTTGTGCATTTCTGTTAACTATTTTTATCTATTTTAACAACAAAGAACATTGGCGAATTATCGCATTGTTTGTTATAGCATTTGCGGCGTTCTTTCTTGTCCATTCAGCAGTTTTTGACATTTCAACTGCTACTGAAATCAGCAGCATTTATATTAATAGCTTTCCTCAGATTCTTTTGTTTTTTCACTATATATTTGCTTCCATTGCCCAATCTTTATTCTTGTCCTCTTTTATTATTTCCTTCTTCTTCTTTTATGAGAGGTGGAGGGTAAAAAATAAAAGGTTCGGTCCGTTTATAAAGCTGCTCCCTTCATTGCCAGAATTAGACAAGAAGATTTTGCTTTTTATATCTTTGGGATTTGGCTTTCTGACCATATCATTGATACCTGGCTTTCTAATCGCAAAGGAAGTTTTTAAAAATTTCTATATATTTGATCCAAATAATTTATTAAATGTTACTTTGTGGTTAATGTTCCTAATATATATTGTAGTAAGAAAGAGAACAAAGGTTATGACTGAGAGACTTTCTCTGTTAGTATTGATATCAACTATTTTAACCTTTTTCTCTATCTTTCTTAGCTACTTTACCGTAACATTTCATAATTTCAGATGA
- the hemC gene encoding hydroxymethylbilane synthase, translating into MTKKITIGSRGSKLAITQTKYVAEQIRKYDNEIEIEIKIIKTTGDKLMVALHKAPERGLFVKEIEEALLNKDIDLAVHSMKDIPSESPDDLAIFAVPVREDPSDVIVPRKGISIDNIKDILPNSIFATSSLRRISLISKLSNEFKVVDIRGNIDTRLKKLDDGLCDYLLMANAALRRLKIERRTLSLDPFEFVPAVGQGALAIQGRKKDLDDYAGIIKFLDDFDTKRSTDIERRVLELIGGGCQIPFGCYVHPINNKIFKVAAFINKYDNIKQVLFEVDSNKNKNEVADEIYKKLFS; encoded by the coding sequence TTGACTAAAAAAATTACAATAGGCTCGCGAGGCAGTAAACTTGCAATTACACAAACAAAATATGTAGCAGAACAGATTAGAAAATATGATAATGAAATTGAAATTGAAATAAAAATTATAAAAACTACCGGCGATAAACTTATGGTCGCTCTACATAAGGCGCCAGAAAGAGGTCTATTTGTTAAAGAGATTGAAGAGGCTCTCTTAAACAAGGATATAGATCTGGCCGTACATAGCATGAAGGATATACCCTCTGAGAGTCCAGACGATCTTGCGATATTTGCAGTGCCAGTGAGGGAGGACCCATCGGATGTAATAGTTCCACGAAAAGGCATTAGTATAGATAATATAAAAGACATTTTGCCTAATTCTATATTTGCAACGAGCAGTCTAAGGAGGATATCTCTAATTAGCAAGCTATCCAATGAGTTTAAGGTTGTAGACATTAGGGGTAATATTGATACCCGGTTGAAAAAACTCGACGATGGGCTTTGTGACTATCTTTTAATGGCTAATGCTGCTTTAAGAAGGCTAAAGATTGAGAGACGCACTCTTTCTCTTGATCCGTTTGAATTTGTGCCAGCAGTTGGTCAGGGTGCTCTTGCTATACAGGGAAGGAAGAAAGACCTGGACGATTATGCGGGAATAATAAAATTTTTAGATGATTTTGATACCAAGAGATCTACAGATATTGAGAGAAGAGTATTGGAGTTAATTGGAGGAGGATGTCAGATCCCATTTGGCTGTTATGTACATCCAATTAATAATAAAATTTTTAAGGTTGCAGCATTTATAAATAAATATGATAATATAAAACAAGTTTTATTTGAAGTGGATTCCAATAAAAATAAGAATGAGGTTGCGGATGAAATTTATAAGAAACTTTTTTCGTAA